The Elephas maximus indicus isolate mEleMax1 chromosome 19, mEleMax1 primary haplotype, whole genome shotgun sequence genome contains a region encoding:
- the LOC126063022 gene encoding C-C motif chemokine 4-like: MKHCMAILSLLVLVAAFCSPALSAPMGSDPPTACCFSYALRKLPRNFVIDYYETSSLCAKPAVVFQTKRGREVCANPSEPWVQEYMDDLELN; encoded by the exons ATGAAGCACTGCATGGCCATCCTCTCTCTCCTTGTGCTTGTGGCTGCCTTCTGTTCTCCGGCCCTCTCAGCACCAA TGGGCTCAGATCCCCCTACTGCCTGCTGCTTCTCCTACGCCCTGAGGAAACTTCCTCGCAACTTTGTGATTGATTACTATGAGACCAGCAGCCTCTGTGCCAAGCCAGCTGTGGT ATTCCAGACCAAAAGGGGCAGGGAAGTCTGTGCCAACCCCAGTGAGCCCTGGGTGCAGGAGTACATGGATGACctggagctgaactga